One Cyanobacterium sp. T60_A2020_053 genomic window carries:
- a CDS encoding RluA family pseudouridine synthase, producing MTDFSLKTIFHPLADFVTKEELWILNTVTYWYEGISPQTGELLRLPRTTLVEKVAYKLMDNLANNNFYSSESKMYGVLLVENLQGEKGIIKAFSGLWQGNEHLQGWATQIPGRNKLILAEKYTLEKLDTIKQEIISLQTLAVRNEYQELVTAFEHKWQNIKTLHRQNKQQRNQQREFFKHSLKGADLQVKLAQLEQESRQDDWQQRKFKRLRQDTLQPLLDAVTGADNKIQALKKERKNLSRQLQLQMEGAYSLTNFAGETLTLSEVVNKSFIPTGTGDCSAPKLLHYSATNGLKPLAMAEFWWGKTSPNGEKKSGEFYPACMERCQPIMGFLLSGLSTGIISHNIDQLEIIYEDEYLIIVNKPHGLLSVPGRGIEKFDSAESRLKTSLKDGKNIKAVHRLDQDTSGLLILVKSNNIYTEIAQQFAKKEVKKIYEAILIGMVKDDEGVINLPLWGNPEKRPSQQVNYDHGKPSITHYRVLKREKNQTRIEFLPITGRTHQLRVHSATGLNCPIKGDNLYNDNHDGRLCLHARKITFCHPVTKEKLLFTTMTPF from the coding sequence ATGACTGATTTTTCTCTCAAAACTATATTTCATCCTCTAGCAGATTTTGTAACTAAAGAAGAATTATGGATACTAAATACAGTTACTTATTGGTATGAGGGAATTTCACCGCAAACAGGAGAATTATTAAGATTACCTCGTACTACTTTAGTGGAAAAAGTTGCTTATAAATTGATGGATAATTTAGCTAATAATAATTTTTATAGTAGTGAAAGTAAAATGTATGGCGTGTTATTAGTAGAAAATTTACAGGGAGAAAAAGGAATAATTAAAGCATTTTCAGGATTATGGCAAGGGAATGAACATCTTCAGGGATGGGCGACACAAATTCCAGGGCGTAATAAGCTAATTTTAGCAGAAAAATATACTCTCGAAAAGTTAGATACAATTAAACAAGAAATTATCTCTTTACAGACTTTAGCGGTTAGGAATGAGTATCAAGAGTTAGTAACAGCATTTGAACATAAATGGCAAAATATCAAAACTTTACATCGCCAGAATAAACAACAAAGAAATCAGCAAAGAGAATTTTTTAAGCATAGTTTGAAGGGCGCTGATTTACAAGTTAAATTAGCACAATTAGAGCAAGAAAGTCGCCAAGATGATTGGCAACAGCGCAAGTTTAAACGTTTACGTCAAGATACTTTACAACCTTTATTGGATGCGGTGACGGGCGCTGATAATAAAATCCAAGCATTGAAAAAAGAGCGTAAAAATCTTTCTCGACAATTACAGCTACAGATGGAGGGCGCTTATAGTTTAACTAATTTTGCTGGAGAAACTTTAACTTTATCAGAAGTAGTTAATAAATCATTTATTCCGACAGGTACAGGAGATTGTAGCGCCCCTAAACTGTTACATTATTCTGCAACTAACGGCTTAAAACCTTTGGCTATGGCTGAATTTTGGTGGGGAAAAACTTCTCCTAATGGAGAAAAAAAATCGGGAGAATTTTATCCTGCTTGTATGGAAAGATGTCAACCTATTATGGGCTTTTTATTATCAGGTTTATCCACTGGGATAATTTCCCATAATATTGATCAACTTGAGATTATTTATGAAGATGAATATTTAATTATTGTTAATAAACCTCATGGCTTGTTATCTGTGCCAGGGAGAGGGATTGAAAAATTTGATAGTGCAGAATCTCGTTTAAAAACATCTTTAAAAGATGGCAAAAATATTAAAGCAGTGCATCGTTTAGATCAAGATACATCGGGTTTATTGATCTTAGTAAAAAGTAATAATATTTATACCGAAATAGCTCAACAATTTGCAAAAAAAGAAGTTAAAAAAATTTATGAAGCGATTTTAATAGGCATGGTAAAAGATGATGAAGGGGTGATAAATTTACCATTATGGGGTAATCCAGAAAAGCGCCCTTCACAACAAGTAAACTATGATCATGGTAAACCATCAATTACCCATTATCGAGTTTTGAAAAGGGAAAAAAATCAGACAAGAATTGAATTTTTGCCCATAACCGGGCGCACTCATCAATTACGGGTACATTCGGCTACTGGTTTAAATTGCCCCATTAAAGGCGATAATCTATATAATGATAATCATGATGGGAGATTGTGTCTTCACGCCAGAAAAATTACATTTTGCCATCCTGTCACTAAGGAAAAGTTATTATTTACAACAATGACTCCTTTTTAG
- a CDS encoding CBS domain-containing protein encodes MDIILCHQTADFDALGASVGLTILHPGAKFVLVGSAHPSVKNFLALHRDELPLIEFRSVNPKLIRRIFIVDTQKKARLGKAQEWLELPQLESITVYDHHPENDPDLPTTFKFIENVGSSSTIITELLQKENITPNPIQATVMALGIHVDTGSLTFEQSCARDALALAWLMGKGANIALIAEYVEPSLSPQLPAPVTATDLMSSPVRTIPPDTSIEEAQRILLRYGHSGLLVMTGKELTGIISRRDIDIALHHGFAHAPVKGYMSKNLLTITTDTPLSAIESLMVNNDIGRLPVLKQGELVGIVTRSDILYHLRLNDYDQFSRQGAKAQSFTDTLVSCLLPSFQQKLNPHLWELLQKIAHYAQQQGWHLYLVGGAVRDLLLSEDQTTVNLQDIDLVVDGFHGSHTSEAGVILAKALQKDYPEARLSVHGEFQTAALLWHKDDNFGSLWLDIATARTEFYPYPASNPQVEASSIRQDLYRRDFSMNALALRLTNPRQGELLDFFGGVRDLKKRLIRVLHANSFIEDPTRIFRGVRFAARLNFTLESQTVDYIKYAVNSGVFERISLQQTSIPALTTRLRTELIYILQADYWQSALRLLSDLGALSCLHPQCVLTPSLWWQLRCGGRWLRFYQLLPQRQKYAVWLMRLELILSGLSRDDGVKVAQNLDLPQDTINRLKYLAQNQKNVNIFLSKNINRNGKMSRKGAKAQSFILSDSPDLMFKSSEVYLGALKVSEVVQELSKYQSATLILIAVKSDKYIRKVIWQYLFNWSQLEPIINGNDLKDLGYKPSPIFKQILTEVQGLFLDGEIQERGRALDFVQENYLL; translated from the coding sequence ATGGATATAATTTTATGTCATCAAACTGCTGATTTTGACGCTTTGGGCGCTTCAGTTGGTTTAACCATATTACATCCGGGGGCAAAATTTGTTTTAGTGGGTAGCGCCCATCCCTCTGTTAAAAATTTTCTGGCATTACACCGAGACGAATTGCCCTTAATAGAGTTTCGCAGTGTTAACCCCAAGCTAATTCGCCGTATTTTTATTGTTGACACCCAAAAAAAGGCGCGTTTGGGTAAAGCTCAAGAATGGTTAGAATTACCGCAGTTAGAATCTATTACGGTATATGATCATCACCCTGAAAACGATCCTGATTTACCGACTACTTTTAAATTTATCGAAAATGTGGGGTCAAGTTCAACTATTATCACAGAATTGTTACAAAAAGAAAATATTACCCCGAATCCTATACAAGCAACGGTAATGGCTTTAGGGATTCATGTGGATACTGGCTCATTGACTTTTGAGCAGTCCTGCGCCCGTGATGCCCTTGCCCTCGCTTGGTTGATGGGGAAGGGCGCTAATATTGCCCTCATCGCTGAATATGTCGAACCGAGTTTATCCCCTCAACTACCAGCGCCCGTTACCGCCACCGATTTAATGTCGTCACCGGTGCGCACTATTCCCCCTGATACCAGTATTGAGGAAGCGCAACGGATTTTATTAAGATATGGGCATTCAGGATTATTGGTAATGACGGGAAAAGAATTAACGGGGATAATTTCTCGGCGCGATATTGACATCGCTTTACATCACGGTTTCGCCCATGCGCCCGTCAAAGGTTACATGAGTAAAAATTTACTTACTATCACCACTGACACACCGTTATCGGCAATAGAATCTTTGATGGTTAATAATGATATTGGCAGATTGCCAGTATTAAAACAAGGGGAGTTGGTGGGTATTGTCACCCGTAGCGATATTTTATATCATCTTCGACTGAATGATTATGATCAATTCTCTCGCCAAGGCGCAAAGGCGCAAAGTTTTACAGATACTTTAGTTTCTTGTTTATTGCCTTCTTTTCAACAAAAATTAAATCCTCATTTGTGGGAATTGTTGCAAAAAATCGCCCATTATGCCCAACAACAGGGATGGCATTTGTATTTGGTGGGGGGCGCTGTGCGTGATTTATTATTAAGTGAGGATCAAACTACCGTAAACTTACAAGATATTGATTTAGTGGTGGATGGTTTCCATGGCAGTCACACTTCTGAAGCGGGAGTAATTTTAGCGAAAGCCTTGCAAAAGGATTATCCAGAAGCGCGCCTCAGCGTTCATGGAGAGTTCCAAACAGCAGCGCTATTATGGCATAAGGATGATAATTTTGGTTCATTGTGGCTGGATATTGCCACGGCGCGCACGGAATTTTATCCTTATCCAGCATCTAATCCGCAGGTGGAAGCTAGTAGTATTCGTCAGGATTTATACCGCCGTGATTTTTCTATGAATGCTTTGGCGTTGCGTTTAACTAATCCTCGTCAGGGAGAGTTGTTAGACTTTTTTGGTGGTGTCAGGGATTTGAAAAAGAGATTAATCCGTGTACTTCATGCTAACAGTTTTATTGAAGACCCCACGAGAATTTTTCGGGGAGTGCGCTTTGCGGCGCGCCTCAACTTTACCTTAGAATCTCAAACGGTGGATTATATCAAGTATGCTGTCAATAGTGGCGTATTTGAGCGCATTTCTCTGCAACAAACTTCTATCCCGGCTTTAACTACTCGTTTACGCACAGAATTAATCTACATTCTTCAAGCGGATTATTGGCAATCGGCGTTACGTTTATTGTCGGATTTGGGGGCGCTTTCTTGTTTGCATCCTCAATGCGTTTTAACTCCTTCTCTGTGGTGGCAATTAAGATGTGGAGGGCGCTGGTTACGTTTTTATCAACTGTTACCGCAACGGCAAAAATATGCGGTTTGGTTGATGCGCTTGGAGTTAATTTTAAGCGGTTTAAGTCGTGATGATGGGGTGAAAGTTGCTCAAAATTTAGACCTTCCTCAAGATACTATTAATCGTCTAAAATACTTAGCACAAAATCAGAAAAATGTCAATATTTTTTTAAGTAAAAATATTAATCGTAATGGAAAAATGTCACGCAAAGGCGCAAAGGCGCAAAGTTTTATTTTAAGTGATTCTCCTGATTTGATGTTCAAGAGTTCAGAGGTTTATCTAGGTGCCTTGAAGGTAAGTGAGGTTGTCCAAGAGTTAAGTAAGTATCAGTCGGCTACGTTGATTTTAATTGCCGTTAAAAGTGATAAATATATTCGTAAAGTTATTTGGCAATATCTGTTTAATTGGAGTCAATTAGAACCTATTATTAATGGTAATGATTTAAAGGATTTGGGTTATAAGCCGAGCCCCATTTTTAAGCAAATTCTCACGGAAGTACAGGGTTTATTTTTAGACGGAGAAATACAAGAAAGGGGGAGGGCGCTGGATTTTGTGCAAGAGAATTATCTTTTATAG
- a CDS encoding serine/threonine protein kinase — protein sequence MNQHSSLLHSRYEIIKKLGEGGFGTVYLAKDQQSSSYCVVKRLNADADKVEVMTRLFREEIDILKKLNHSQIPRLIDDFVINEEFYLVQEYIVGHTLSHELGEGRPWPEPQVLSLLQEGLEILNYIHSLGVIHRDIKPDNLIRRDGDRKLVLIDFGAVKNFDIDQSHVINRTVAVGTHGYMPTEQARGRPRRNSDIYALGMIAIQALTGVNPINVREDEDTGEILWSQFGEIHPSLRHILGMMTRSNYTKRYKSADLALADLQKYLSWRELVESQPISAPSAQDVLHRNQEATLVNRSYSPFNKNVLPISLTLVSLIVLGGGGALVYARNQEKQEFLNTLESHLVNQDFEKCIETATSMKAMKTIPKEKNEYLGKCRMQYASQKADSSDLVEAIRIANGIPDDNPFYEEAQAMVDKWTNDLNNPPEDCPPGVFCVPEFLN from the coding sequence ATGAATCAGCATTCATCCCTGTTACACTCCCGTTATGAAATTATCAAAAAACTAGGAGAAGGGGGTTTCGGGACAGTTTATTTGGCAAAAGATCAGCAAAGTAGTAGCTATTGTGTGGTAAAAAGACTTAATGCCGATGCTGATAAGGTGGAGGTGATGACACGTTTATTTCGAGAAGAAATTGACATTTTAAAGAAATTAAATCATTCTCAAATACCCCGTCTCATTGATGATTTTGTAATTAATGAAGAGTTTTATCTTGTACAAGAGTATATTGTTGGGCATACTCTCAGTCATGAGTTGGGTGAAGGGCGCCCGTGGCCCGAGCCTCAAGTCCTTTCTTTATTACAAGAAGGCTTAGAAATTTTAAATTATATCCATAGTTTAGGAGTAATACATCGAGATATAAAACCAGATAATTTAATTCGTCGTGATGGTGATCGCAAATTGGTTTTAATCGATTTTGGTGCGGTAAAAAATTTCGACATTGATCAAAGTCATGTAATTAATCGCACAGTGGCGGTTGGCACCCATGGCTATATGCCCACAGAACAAGCCAGAGGGCGCCCTCGCCGTAACAGTGATATATATGCGTTGGGCATGATTGCGATTCAAGCATTAACAGGGGTTAATCCTATTAATGTTAGAGAAGATGAGGACACGGGGGAAATTCTCTGGAGTCAATTTGGAGAAATTCATCCTTCTTTGCGTCATATTCTCGGTATGATGACTCGCTCTAATTATACTAAACGTTACAAAAGTGCGGATTTAGCGTTAGCTGACTTACAGAAATATTTATCGTGGCGTGAATTAGTCGAGTCGCAACCCATATCAGCGCCCTCCGCCCAAGATGTGTTACACCGTAATCAAGAGGCAACTTTAGTTAATCGGAGCTATTCTCCTTTTAATAAAAATGTTCTTCCCATTAGTTTAACTCTGGTTTCTTTAATTGTTTTGGGGGGGGGAGGGGCGCTGGTTTACGCCAGAAATCAGGAAAAACAAGAATTTCTTAACACTTTAGAAAGCCACTTAGTCAATCAAGATTTTGAAAAATGTATCGAAACTGCTACTTCCATGAAAGCGATGAAAACCATTCCCAAGGAAAAAAATGAATATTTAGGAAAGTGTCGTATGCAGTATGCTAGTCAAAAAGCGGATTCTTCCGATTTAGTAGAAGCTATTCGCATTGCTAATGGTATCCCTGACGATAATCCTTTTTATGAGGAGGCTCAAGCTATGGTCGATAAATGGACTAATGATTTAAACAATCCCCCTGAAGATTGCCCCCCCGGAGTTTTTTGTGTCCCTGAGTTTTTGAATTAG
- a CDS encoding DUF3038 domain-containing protein, protein MTQSVSVTSTSPPVKENSIPPILSALSDVSLPSTRGMMKLQQHLDLLLLAMEALQLGASEYMLATAHELGLQSIIKNRLSLWRLRCSNPWRQCYNRENLTMNEAKALVLITGYSAKKLMVTLRQLLLAVQQMTDKEMPLENNFRLSEYFTRFRSHFLGRMNPRRAKVSVYQNNPEELNLLALSLLEELLFCTGTKGMERLWISLFDGEVD, encoded by the coding sequence ATGACTCAATCTGTCTCAGTGACATCTACTTCTCCACCAGTGAAGGAAAACAGTATTCCCCCCATTCTCAGCGCCCTCAGCGATGTATCATTACCATCAACACGAGGAATGATGAAACTGCAACAACACTTAGACTTACTGCTGTTGGCAATGGAAGCACTACAGTTGGGAGCATCAGAATATATGTTAGCAACGGCGCACGAATTAGGATTACAATCCATCATTAAAAATCGACTTTCCCTATGGCGTTTACGTTGTAGTAACCCTTGGCGACAATGCTATAACCGAGAAAATTTAACTATGAATGAGGCTAAAGCCTTAGTGTTAATTACGGGTTATTCCGCAAAAAAATTAATGGTGACATTAAGACAGCTACTTTTAGCGGTGCAACAAATGACGGATAAGGAAATGCCCTTGGAAAATAATTTCCGTCTCTCGGAATATTTTACTCGTTTTCGCTCCCATTTCTTAGGGCGTATGAATCCTCGTCGTGCTAAAGTGTCTGTATATCAAAATAATCCAGAAGAATTAAATTTGTTAGCTCTTTCCTTGTTGGAAGAATTATTATTTTGTACTGGCACTAAGGGCATGGAGAGACTATGGATTAGTTTATTTGATGGGGAAGTAGATTAA
- a CDS encoding allophycocyanin, which produces MSIVSQVILKADDELRYPSSGELQGIKSFLDSGMLRLKIVETLAENEKKIIEKASRELFRKRPDYRASGGNASGQKQYNQCLRDFGWYLRLATYGILAGDKQPIETIGLIGVKEMYNSLGVPLQGMVESIRCLKEASLGLLTKEEAEEAAPYFDYMAQYMS; this is translated from the coding sequence ATGAGCATAGTAAGTCAAGTTATTCTCAAAGCAGATGATGAACTGCGTTACCCTAGTAGCGGTGAGTTACAAGGAATTAAAAGTTTTTTAGACTCAGGAATGTTAAGGTTAAAAATTGTCGAAACTTTAGCAGAAAATGAGAAGAAAATTATTGAAAAGGCTAGTCGAGAATTATTTAGAAAGCGCCCTGACTACCGTGCTTCAGGAGGTAATGCTTCGGGACAAAAACAGTATAATCAGTGTTTAAGGGATTTTGGTTGGTATCTTCGCTTGGCTACTTACGGAATTTTAGCTGGGGATAAACAACCTATTGAAACCATTGGCTTAATTGGGGTAAAGGAAATGTATAATTCCCTTGGTGTGCCTTTACAAGGTATGGTGGAGTCTATTCGTTGCTTAAAAGAGGCATCTTTAGGTTTACTCACTAAGGAAGAAGCAGAAGAAGCTGCACCCTATTTTGATTATATGGCTCAATATATGTCTTAA
- a CDS encoding 2Fe-2S iron-sulfur cluster binding domain-containing protein: MTASLAKRTHRLTLVLPDGSKKTMRIGEDEYISDVAMENGIDLPLSCNTGICVTCTAKLVKGSIIHDHTFLKPEEEEAGFLLTCRTFVKSDCEILTHQEDSLLDF; this comes from the coding sequence ATGACGGCATCTTTGGCTAAACGTACCCACAGGCTGACTCTGGTTTTGCCTGATGGTAGCAAAAAAACCATGAGAATTGGAGAGGATGAATACATTAGCGACGTGGCAATGGAAAATGGTATTGACTTACCGCTTTCCTGTAATACAGGAATATGTGTTACCTGTACAGCTAAATTAGTTAAAGGTTCAATCATTCACGATCATACCTTCCTCAAACCGGAAGAAGAGGAAGCCGGATTTTTGTTAACCTGTCGTACTTTTGTTAAGTCTGATTGTGAAATTCTGACTCATCAAGAGGATAGTTTACTAGATTTTTAG
- the nadA gene encoding quinolinate synthase NadA encodes MFITSPPKQIENNIPDDLFSAINELKQELNAVILAHYYQEGDIQDIADYIGDSLGLSQQAANTSADVILFAGVHFMAETAKILNPDKLVLLPDLEAGCSLADSCPPDAFAKFKAQHPDHIVISYINCTAEIKALSDIICTSSNAVKIVEQIPAHSPIIFAPDKNLGRYVMQQTGRDLLLWDGSCIVHETFSEKRIIELKMQHPEAEILAHPECETPVLNHADFIGSTTALLKYSYHSASNKFIIATEPGIIHQMQKQTPDKLFIPAPSTSNCHCNECPYMRLNTLEKVYLALKNQTPAIEIPLDISRRALKPIQRMLEMS; translated from the coding sequence ATGTTTATCACCTCCCCCCCGAAGCAGATTGAAAATAATATTCCTGATGATCTTTTTAGTGCCATCAATGAATTAAAACAAGAATTAAACGCCGTTATCCTTGCCCATTACTATCAAGAAGGAGACATTCAAGATATTGCCGATTATATTGGTGACTCTTTAGGCTTATCTCAACAAGCCGCCAATACCTCCGCAGATGTGATTTTATTTGCAGGGGTACATTTTATGGCGGAAACTGCTAAAATTCTCAACCCTGATAAATTAGTTTTGTTGCCTGATTTGGAGGCTGGATGTTCTCTTGCCGACAGTTGCCCTCCTGATGCCTTCGCTAAATTTAAAGCACAACATCCCGATCATATCGTTATTTCTTATATTAATTGTACTGCAGAAATTAAGGCACTGAGTGATATTATTTGCACCAGTTCTAATGCCGTGAAAATTGTCGAACAAATCCCAGCGCACTCCCCCATTATTTTTGCGCCTGATAAAAACCTCGGGCGCTATGTCATGCAACAAACAGGGCGAGATTTATTATTATGGGATGGTAGTTGTATTGTCCATGAAACTTTTTCGGAAAAAAGAATCATTGAACTAAAAATGCAACACCCCGAAGCAGAAATTCTTGCTCATCCTGAATGTGAAACCCCTGTACTAAATCACGCTGATTTTATCGGCTCAACTACCGCATTATTAAAATATTCCTACCATAGCGCTAGTAATAAATTTATCATTGCCACTGAACCGGGTATCATTCACCAGATGCAGAAACAAACCCCCGATAAATTATTTATTCCAGCGCCCTCCACCTCAAATTGTCATTGTAATGAATGCCCTTACATGAGGTTAAATACCTTAGAAAAAGTTTATTTAGCCTTAAAAAACCAAACTCCCGCCATTGAAATTCCTCTTGATATTAGTCGGAGGGCGCTGAAACCCATTCAAAGAATGCTGGAAATGTCCTAA
- the msrA gene encoding peptide-methionine (S)-S-oxide reductase MsrA produces MKRLLIISLTFWLSVTGAVNAQTIAKATFAGGCFWCMEQPFDELDGVISTTSGYTGGDFPNPTYHEVSRGITGHTEAVQIEYNPKKVSYQKLLEVFWRNIDPTVKNRQFCDVGTQYRSGIFYHNDQQKELAEKTKQDVKKQLKTTIFTEITPAEKFYPAEEYHQNYYIKSALLYKYYRFGCGRDKRLTEIWGKKSSH; encoded by the coding sequence ATGAAAAGATTATTAATTATTTCCTTGACTTTTTGGCTCAGTGTGACGGGCGCTGTTAACGCTCAAACCATAGCTAAAGCCACCTTTGCTGGAGGTTGTTTTTGGTGTATGGAGCAACCTTTTGACGAACTAGACGGGGTCATTTCTACCACTTCCGGTTATACAGGGGGAGATTTTCCTAACCCTACCTATCATGAAGTGAGTCGAGGTATAACAGGTCATACTGAAGCGGTACAAATTGAGTATAACCCTAAAAAAGTAAGCTATCAAAAGCTATTAGAAGTATTTTGGCGTAATATTGACCCTACCGTTAAAAATCGTCAATTTTGCGATGTAGGCACTCAATATCGTAGCGGTATTTTTTATCATAACGATCAACAAAAGGAACTAGCAGAAAAAACTAAGCAAGATGTGAAAAAACAATTAAAAACGACTATTTTTACTGAAATAACCCCAGCAGAAAAGTTTTATCCTGCGGAAGAGTATCATCAAAACTATTACATTAAAAGTGCTTTACTCTATAAATATTATCGTTTTGGTTGTGGTAGAGATAAACGATTAACAGAAATTTGGGGCAAAAAATCCAGTCATTAA
- the msrB gene encoding peptide-methionine (R)-S-oxide reductase MsrB, producing the protein MKRKTFFSTSIGALALVFGIFRQKDQNSQATSDITRINITDEQWQKKLTPAQYNILREEGTERPFTSPLNKEKRTGTYVCVACDLPLFESSMKYDSGTGWPSFFDYIPGMLETKMDYKLILPRTEYHCARCGGHHGHVFSDGPKPTGKRYCNNGVALKFIPQT; encoded by the coding sequence ATGAAAAGAAAAACTTTTTTTAGTACCAGTATCGGCGCCCTTGCCCTAGTTTTCGGCATTTTTCGCCAAAAAGACCAAAACAGTCAAGCCACTAGCGATATTACGAGAATAAACATCACCGATGAACAATGGCAGAAAAAACTAACCCCAGCACAGTATAACATTTTACGAGAAGAAGGCACAGAACGCCCTTTTACCAGCCCTCTTAATAAAGAAAAAAGAACTGGTACTTATGTTTGCGTTGCCTGTGATTTACCTCTTTTTGAATCATCTATGAAATATGATAGTGGTACGGGGTGGCCTAGTTTTTTTGATTATATTCCCGGTATGCTGGAAACAAAAATGGATTACAAGCTCATTTTACCTCGTACGGAGTATCATTGCGCCCGTTGCGGTGGTCATCACGGTCATGTGTTTAGCGATGGTCCTAAACCCACAGGGAAACGTTATTGTAATAACGGTGTAGCATTAAAATTCATTCCTCAAACATGA